A window of Actinomadura viridis genomic DNA:
CGCTGGCCCGCGGCCACCGCCTGACGCTCAACACGGTGATCCAGGGCGCCTGGGGCCTCGTCCTCGCCACCCAGGTGGGCCGGGACGACGTGGTGTTCGGCGCCACGGTCGCGGGCCGCCCGGCGGACCTGCCCGGCGTGGAACGGATGCTCGGCCTGTTCGCCAACACCGTTCCGGTACGGGTCCGGCTCGACCCTGCCCGGCCGTTCGGCGAGATGCTGGCGGAGCTGCAGGCCCGCCGGCTGGACCTGATGGCCCACCAGCATCTGGGCCTGGCGGAGATCCAGCGGGCGGCCGGGCCGGGCGCCGGCTTCGACACCCTCATGGCGTACCAGAACTACCCGCGCGGCACCGCCGCCCCGCCCGGCCCCCACGACCTGCGGGTGACCGGCGCGGAGGGCGAGGACGCCTCCCACTACCCCCTCACGCTCCTGGCCGCCTCCGCCGACACCCTGGACCTGCGGCTGGAGTACCGCCCCGACGTGTTCGACGAGGCCGCGGCCACCGCGCTGCTCCGGCGGCTGGTGCGGGTGCTGGAGCAGGTGGCGGCCGACCCGTCCGTCCCGATCGCCAAGGTGGAGGTCCTCGATCCGGCCGAGCGCCGGCTGGTCTTCCCGCCGTGGAACGAATCCACCGGGAAGACGCCTGACGGGATGCCAGGTGCGGTGCCGGACGCGATGACGGACGAGGCGCCGCAGCGGACCCTTGCCGACCTGTTCGACGAGCAGGCGGCGCGGGCGCCCGGCTCGGTGGCCGTGGTCTTCGAAGGGGAGGCGCTGTCCTACGGCGAGCTGGACGCGCGGGCCAACCGCCTGGCGCATGAGCTGATCGCCCGGGGGGTGGGCCCGGAGGACCTGGTCGGCGTGGTGATGGAACGGTCGGCCGACCTGGTCGCGGTGCTGCTGGGCGTGGTGAAGGCGGGGGCGGCCTACGTTCCGGTCGACCCCGGCTATCCGGCGGACCGGGTCGCGTCCATGCTGGCCGACGCCTGCCCGGCCGTGGTCGTGTGCACGAGCACCACCGCGCATCTACTGCCCGGCACCACCGACGCGGCCACCGACGCGACCGGCGCCGCGCCCCCGGACGGGACCGGTGACCCCGCCGGTGACGCGGCGGACAGTGTGCGGATCGAGCGGCTGATCTGGGACGACGAGGCCACGGCGGCGGCGCTGGCGGCGCGCCCGGCCACCGCCCCCGCCGACACCGATCGGACGGCCCCGTTACGGTCGGAGCACCCCGCCTACGTGATCTACACGTCCGGATCGACCGGACGCCCCAAGGGCGTGGTCGTCCCGCACGCGAACGTGGTGCGGCTGCTGCGGGAGACCGACCACTGGTTCGGGTTCGGAACCGACGACGTGTGGACGCTCTTCCACTCCTACGCGTTCGACTTCTCGGTATGGGAGCTGTGGGGGGCGCTGGCGTACGGCGGGCGCCTGGTCGTCGTTCCCCATCTTGTCTCCCGGTCGCCCCGCGAGTTCCTCGCCCTGCTGGCGGCCGAACGGGTCACGGTGCTGAACCAGACGCCGTCGGCGTTCTACCAGCTGGCCGCGGCCGACGCCGCGGCGCCCGCGCCCGAGCTGGCGCTGCGGTACGTCGTGTTCGGCGGTGAGTCCCTGGAGCCGGGGCGGCTGGTGGACTGGTACGCCCGGCACCCCGGCCCGTCGCTGGTCAACATGTACGGCATCACCGAGACCACGGTGCACGTCACGCACGTCGCGCTGGACGCGGAGACGTGCGCGGCCGAGCCCGGAAGCGTCATCGGCGGGCCGATCCCCGACCTGCGGGTCCACGTTCTGGACGGGCGGCTGAAGCCGGTGCCGCCGGGCGTGCCGGGCGAGGTCCACGTGGCCGGCCCAGGGCTGGCCAGGGGATACCTGCACCGCCCCGGGCTGAGCGCGCAGCGTTTCGTCGCCGACGTGAACGGGCCGCCGGGATCCCGCATGTACCGTTCGGGCGACCTGGCCAGATGGCGTCCGGACGGCACCCTCGAACACCTCGGCCGCGCCGACCGGCAGGTGCAGCTGCGCGGCTTCCGGATCGAGCCGGGCGAGATCGAGGTCGTGCTGGCCGCTCACGAACGGGTCGGCCAGGCGGCGGTCGTCGTCCGCGAGGACCGGCCCGGCGTCCGGCGGCTCGTGGCGTACGTCGTGCCCGCGGCCGGGAACGACCGCGGGGACGACCGCGGGGACGGGCGGCGGGCCGGGGTGGACGAGCGGGCGTTGAGGGAGTTCGCGGCCGCCCGGCTGCCCGGCCACATGGTCCCGGCCGCGGTGGTCGTCCTGGACGAGCTGCCGGTGACGGTGAACGGCAAGCTCGACCGGGACGCGCTGCCCGCCCCCGAGTTCGGCGGCCCGGCGGCGACCGGCCGGGCCCCGGCCACCCCCGCCGAGGAGGTCGTGTGCGGCCTGTTCGCCGAGGTCCTGGGCCTGGAGTCGGTGAGCGCCGACGACTCCTTCTTCGAGGTCGGCGGCGACTCGCTGCTGGCGATGCGGCTGATCGCGCGGGTACGCGCGGTGCTCGGCGCCGAGGTGACCATCCGGGAGCTGTTCGGCTCCCCGACGGTCGCCGGCGTGGCGCGGCTGGCGGACGCGGGACGCGGTGAGGCGCGGGCGGCGCTGGCGGCACGGGAACGGCCCGGCGAGGTGCCGCTGTCGTTCGCCCAGCAGCGCATGTGGTTCCTCAACCGCCTGGAGGAGGGCGGCGCGGGGGCGGCCTACAACGTCCCCCTGGCCCTGCGGTTGACCGGCGAGCTCGACGTTCCCGCGCTGGAGGCGGCGCTGGGGGACGTGGCGGACCGGCACGAGAGCCTGCGCACGATCTTCCCCGAGTCCGGCGGGGTGCCCCACCAGAAGATCATCGAGGGGGTGGCGGGCCGTCCCGCGCTGGCCGTCACGTCCCTGGGGGACGGCGATCTGGCCGAGGCACTGGCCGGGGCACTGTCCGGGGAGGTGGCACGGGGATTCGACCTGGGCCGGGAACTGCCCTGGCGCGCCCGGCTCCTGGCCTTGCCGCAGCCGCAGCCGCAGCCGCAGCCGCAGCCGGAGCCGCAGCCGAGGTCGAGGCCGGGGCCGGGGCCGGGGCGGGAGCCGGAGCACGTCCTGGTGCTGGTGGCCCACCACATCGCCGTGGACGCCTGGTCGATGGGCGTCCTGGCGCGCGACCTGGGAGTGGCGTACGCGGCGCGGCGTTCGGGCGCCGCTCCCGGCTGGGAACCGCTGCCGGTGCAGTACGCCGACTACGCCCTGTGGCAGCGCGAGGTGCTGGGCGACCCGGACGATCCCGGCAGCCTGATCGCGGCCCAGACGGCGTACTGGCGGCGGGCGCTCGCCGGCCTTCCCGAGGAGATCGACCTGCCGGTGGACCGCCCCCGGCGGGCGGAGGCGTCCTTCCGCGCGGGGACGGTGCCGGTGCGCGTGGACGCCGACGTCCACGCGCGCCTGGTACAGGTGGCCCAGCGGCACGGCGTCACCATGTTCATGGTCGCGCAGGCGGCCGTGGCGGCGCTGCTGGCCCGGATGGGCGCCGGCACCGACATCCCGCTCGGCAGCGCGATCGCAGGGCGCGGCGAGGCCGCCCTGGGGGATCTCGCCGGGTTCTTCCTCAACACGCTCGTGCTGCGGACCGACGTGAGCGGCGACCCGTCGTTCGCCGAACTTCTCGCCCGCGTCCGGGAGACCGACCTGGCCGCGTACGCCCATCAGGATCTTCCGTTCGAGCGGCTGGTGGAGGAGCTCAACCCGGCCCGTTCGCTGGCCCGGCACCCGCTCTTCCAGGTGGCGCTCTCGCTGCACCACCGC
This region includes:
- a CDS encoding non-ribosomal peptide synthetase, with translation MTQIRIEDVWPLSPLQEGLLFHARYDERARDVYVGQHVLELAEPLDVGVLRSSWRALLDRHASLRAGFRQPAGAQRLVQVVAAGVAPPWRELDLTALVAAEADAEAARAAEEERERGFDLAVPPLLRLLLVRLGGGRYRLVVTMHHIVIDGWSTPVLFQELEEIYAAGGDAGGLPPVTPYREYLAWLARQDKDAARDAWRRELAGTAEPTLVGLAESAVVPVLPRHVTARAGQGLTHDLEALARGHRLTLNTVIQGAWGLVLATQVGRDDVVFGATVAGRPADLPGVERMLGLFANTVPVRVRLDPARPFGEMLAELQARRLDLMAHQHLGLAEIQRAAGPGAGFDTLMAYQNYPRGTAAPPGPHDLRVTGAEGEDASHYPLTLLAASADTLDLRLEYRPDVFDEAAATALLRRLVRVLEQVAADPSVPIAKVEVLDPAERRLVFPPWNESTGKTPDGMPGAVPDAMTDEAPQRTLADLFDEQAARAPGSVAVVFEGEALSYGELDARANRLAHELIARGVGPEDLVGVVMERSADLVAVLLGVVKAGAAYVPVDPGYPADRVASMLADACPAVVVCTSTTAHLLPGTTDAATDATGAAPPDGTGDPAGDAADSVRIERLIWDDEATAAALAARPATAPADTDRTAPLRSEHPAYVIYTSGSTGRPKGVVVPHANVVRLLRETDHWFGFGTDDVWTLFHSYAFDFSVWELWGALAYGGRLVVVPHLVSRSPREFLALLAAERVTVLNQTPSAFYQLAAADAAAPAPELALRYVVFGGESLEPGRLVDWYARHPGPSLVNMYGITETTVHVTHVALDAETCAAEPGSVIGGPIPDLRVHVLDGRLKPVPPGVPGEVHVAGPGLARGYLHRPGLSAQRFVADVNGPPGSRMYRSGDLARWRPDGTLEHLGRADRQVQLRGFRIEPGEIEVVLAAHERVGQAAVVVREDRPGVRRLVAYVVPAAGNDRGDDRGDGRRAGVDERALREFAAARLPGHMVPAAVVVLDELPVTVNGKLDRDALPAPEFGGPAATGRAPATPAEEVVCGLFAEVLGLESVSADDSFFEVGGDSLLAMRLIARVRAVLGAEVTIRELFGSPTVAGVARLADAGRGEARAALAARERPGEVPLSFAQQRMWFLNRLEEGGAGAAYNVPLALRLTGELDVPALEAALGDVADRHESLRTIFPESGGVPHQKIIEGVAGRPALAVTSLGDGDLAEALAGALSGEVARGFDLGRELPWRARLLALPQPQPQPQPQPEPQPRSRPGPGPGREPEHVLVLVAHHIAVDAWSMGVLARDLGVAYAARRSGAAPGWEPLPVQYADYALWQREVLGDPDDPGSLIAAQTAYWRRALAGLPEEIDLPVDRPRRAEASFRAGTVPVRVDADVHARLVQVAQRHGVTMFMVAQAAVAALLARMGAGTDIPLGSAIAGRGEAALGDLAGFFLNTLVLRTDVSGDPSFAELLARVRETDLAAYAHQDLPFERLVEELNPARSLARHPLFQVALSLHHRDRAGSPWELPGLRVRPENAGETVAARVDLEISIAEQRDEGGAPAGIGGVIDYATDLFDEATARALAERLARVLEQVAADPRRRVSDLDVLDEAERFRVVREWNDTARTVGGGSFPELFEAQVTRTPDAVALVSGDRTLSYAELDARADQVAHELIARGAGPERLVGVLMERSADLVAVVLGVAKAGAAYLPIDPAYPAERIAFMLADAAPALVVCTRATEAAAGDAQVERLVWDDPVVAGALNARPATRPAGMDRTVPLRPGHPAYVIYTSGSTGRPKGVLVTHGGVASLAEWQADRFGVGPAARVLQFAALGFDASFWELCMALLSGAALVLGEPDRMPPRGRLEDLVTEYGVTHVTLPPSMLATVEELPDGLGTVVVAGEACPPGLAARWSAGRRMFNAYGPTESTVCATMSA